One window of the Vigna radiata var. radiata cultivar VC1973A chromosome 1, Vradiata_ver6, whole genome shotgun sequence genome contains the following:
- the LOC106771178 gene encoding uncharacterized protein LOC106771178 isoform X3 — MRKKLLIATTKGLSLRANRNIIPKPNHSVSFEVCYSVDPIKVHRHGWSHAATVPSEAPDVQKGPKRVPRHERRAMVETFVNKYRAENAGKFPSISDAQRQVGGSFYVVRDIMLELEYKSRTHSSNSVDETLVEKQFDDNLNDKESVNAGYEHHEGKRETRISCGERRLFEEVEIMSTSNNHCIAPESNLVKMCSKEPYPSSLHMPNDIKTKEAVPSCSDSFAPESQLLLEESDHFSPLSSQNDGTGYDRARGHKYDSVHVENHQKLDEKCIKKADCERREQLDSEDLSRELPRSSFQLPNDVKCGEDLSSSSDSVTLERHPLKEEIKQFSAPFIEKSVSSCSEGKNHDSKFVDMENHSAFEKAGYETKDKDAVDGSKLEIEQPQRSSELDEYKMDSRNSKDNNVAVYSEKSTLWGNVKSFANGILNIWKKL, encoded by the exons ATGAGGAAGAAGCTTCTGATCGCAACCACAAAAGGCCTCTCCTTACGCGCCAATCGCAACATCATTCCCAAACCCAACCACT CAGTATCCTTTGAAGTATGCTATTCTGTGGATCCAATTAAAGTCCACAGGCATGGGTGGTCACATGCTGCTACTGTCCCTTCTGAGGCACCGGATGTCCAGAAAGGCCCAAAAAGGGTTCCAAGACATGAAAGAAGAGCTATGGTGGAGACTTTTGTGAACAA GTATAGAGCAGAGAATGCTGGGAAATTCCCTTCAATATCAGATGCCCAGAGACAAGTTGGTGGCAGTTTTTATGTTGTCCGGGATATCATGCTGGAATTAGAATACAAGTCTAGAACACATTCTTCAAATAGTGTGGATGAGACTTTGGTGGAAAAACAATTTGATGACA ATTTGAATGACAAGGAGAGTGTGAACGCTGGATATGAGCATCATGAAGGAAAGAGAGAGACACGTATTTCCTGTGGGGAGAGGAGGTTATTTGAAGAAGTAGAAATCATGTCTACATCA AATAATCATTGCATTGCACCTGAAAGTAATCTTGTGAAAATGTGTTCTAAGGAACCTTACCCATCAAGTCTCCATATGCCAAATGATATCAAGACAAAGGAAGCTGTCCCTAGTTGTTCTGATTCTTTTGCACCTGAAAGTCAGCTGCTACTAGAGGAAAGtgatcatttttctcctttgtcTAGTCAAAATGATGGTACTGGTTACGATAGAGCTCGGGGACACAAATATGACTCTGTTCATGTAGAAAATCATCAAAAATTGGATGAAAAATGCATTAAGAAAGCAGATTGTGAGAGAAGGGAGCAACTTGATTCGGAAGACCTGTCTAGAGAGCTTCCCCGTTCAAGTTTCCAGCTGCCAAATGATGTGAAGTGTGGTGAAGATTTATCTAGTTCTTCTGATTCTGTTACCCTAGAAAGGCACCcactaaaagaagaaataaaacaattttctgCTCCTTTTATTGAAAAATCTGTAAGCAGTTGCAGCGAAGGTAAGAACCATGATTCTAAGTTTGTTGATATGGAAAACCATTCAGCATTTGAGAAAGCAGGGTATGAGACAAAAGACAAAGACGCTGTCGATGGTTCAAAGCTTGAAATAGAGCAACCTCAAAGGTCTTCAGAGTTGGATGAGTACAAAAT GGACAGCCGTAATAGCAAGGATAACAATGTTGCAGTCTATTCAGAAAAATCAACTTTGTGGGGAAATGTAAAGTCATTTGCTAATGGCATCTTAAATATCTGGAAAAAATTGTGA
- the LOC106771178 gene encoding uncharacterized protein LOC106771178 isoform X1, with translation MRKKLLIATTKGLSLRANRNIIPKPNHSVSFEVCYSVDPIKVHRHGWSHAATVPSEAPDVQKGPKRVPRHERRAMVETFVNKYRAENAGKFPSISDAQRQVGGSFYVVRDIMLELEYKSRTHSSNSVDETLVEKQFDDSKHPTTKSASVSSGNIEIAKYNSIQYGSQSVDLNDKESVNAGYEHHEGKRETRISCGERRLFEEVEIMSTSNNHCIAPESNLVKMCSKEPYPSSLHMPNDIKTKEAVPSCSDSFAPESQLLLEESDHFSPLSSQNDGTGYDRARGHKYDSVHVENHQKLDEKCIKKADCERREQLDSEDLSRELPRSSFQLPNDVKCGEDLSSSSDSVTLERHPLKEEIKQFSAPFIEKSVSSCSEGKNHDSKFVDMENHSAFEKAGYETKDKDAVDGSKLEIEQPQRSSELDEYKMDSRNSKDNNVAVYSEKSTLWGNVKSFANGILNIWKKL, from the exons ATGAGGAAGAAGCTTCTGATCGCAACCACAAAAGGCCTCTCCTTACGCGCCAATCGCAACATCATTCCCAAACCCAACCACT CAGTATCCTTTGAAGTATGCTATTCTGTGGATCCAATTAAAGTCCACAGGCATGGGTGGTCACATGCTGCTACTGTCCCTTCTGAGGCACCGGATGTCCAGAAAGGCCCAAAAAGGGTTCCAAGACATGAAAGAAGAGCTATGGTGGAGACTTTTGTGAACAA GTATAGAGCAGAGAATGCTGGGAAATTCCCTTCAATATCAGATGCCCAGAGACAAGTTGGTGGCAGTTTTTATGTTGTCCGGGATATCATGCTGGAATTAGAATACAAGTCTAGAACACATTCTTCAAATAGTGTGGATGAGACTTTGGTGGAAAAACAATTTGATGACAGTAAACACCCTACCACCAAGTCTGCGAGTGTTTCATCTGGTAATATTGAAATTGCAAAATACAACTCTATCCAATATGGTTCTCAATCTGTAGATTTGAATGACAAGGAGAGTGTGAACGCTGGATATGAGCATCATGAAGGAAAGAGAGAGACACGTATTTCCTGTGGGGAGAGGAGGTTATTTGAAGAAGTAGAAATCATGTCTACATCA AATAATCATTGCATTGCACCTGAAAGTAATCTTGTGAAAATGTGTTCTAAGGAACCTTACCCATCAAGTCTCCATATGCCAAATGATATCAAGACAAAGGAAGCTGTCCCTAGTTGTTCTGATTCTTTTGCACCTGAAAGTCAGCTGCTACTAGAGGAAAGtgatcatttttctcctttgtcTAGTCAAAATGATGGTACTGGTTACGATAGAGCTCGGGGACACAAATATGACTCTGTTCATGTAGAAAATCATCAAAAATTGGATGAAAAATGCATTAAGAAAGCAGATTGTGAGAGAAGGGAGCAACTTGATTCGGAAGACCTGTCTAGAGAGCTTCCCCGTTCAAGTTTCCAGCTGCCAAATGATGTGAAGTGTGGTGAAGATTTATCTAGTTCTTCTGATTCTGTTACCCTAGAAAGGCACCcactaaaagaagaaataaaacaattttctgCTCCTTTTATTGAAAAATCTGTAAGCAGTTGCAGCGAAGGTAAGAACCATGATTCTAAGTTTGTTGATATGGAAAACCATTCAGCATTTGAGAAAGCAGGGTATGAGACAAAAGACAAAGACGCTGTCGATGGTTCAAAGCTTGAAATAGAGCAACCTCAAAGGTCTTCAGAGTTGGATGAGTACAAAAT GGACAGCCGTAATAGCAAGGATAACAATGTTGCAGTCTATTCAGAAAAATCAACTTTGTGGGGAAATGTAAAGTCATTTGCTAATGGCATCTTAAATATCTGGAAAAAATTGTGA
- the LOC106771178 gene encoding uncharacterized protein LOC106771178 isoform X2 encodes MRKKLLIATTKGLSLRANRNIIPKPNHLSFEVCYSVDPIKVHRHGWSHAATVPSEAPDVQKGPKRVPRHERRAMVETFVNKYRAENAGKFPSISDAQRQVGGSFYVVRDIMLELEYKSRTHSSNSVDETLVEKQFDDSKHPTTKSASVSSGNIEIAKYNSIQYGSQSVDLNDKESVNAGYEHHEGKRETRISCGERRLFEEVEIMSTSNNHCIAPESNLVKMCSKEPYPSSLHMPNDIKTKEAVPSCSDSFAPESQLLLEESDHFSPLSSQNDGTGYDRARGHKYDSVHVENHQKLDEKCIKKADCERREQLDSEDLSRELPRSSFQLPNDVKCGEDLSSSSDSVTLERHPLKEEIKQFSAPFIEKSVSSCSEGKNHDSKFVDMENHSAFEKAGYETKDKDAVDGSKLEIEQPQRSSELDEYKMDSRNSKDNNVAVYSEKSTLWGNVKSFANGILNIWKKL; translated from the exons ATGAGGAAGAAGCTTCTGATCGCAACCACAAAAGGCCTCTCCTTACGCGCCAATCGCAACATCATTCCCAAACCCAACCACT TATCCTTTGAAGTATGCTATTCTGTGGATCCAATTAAAGTCCACAGGCATGGGTGGTCACATGCTGCTACTGTCCCTTCTGAGGCACCGGATGTCCAGAAAGGCCCAAAAAGGGTTCCAAGACATGAAAGAAGAGCTATGGTGGAGACTTTTGTGAACAA GTATAGAGCAGAGAATGCTGGGAAATTCCCTTCAATATCAGATGCCCAGAGACAAGTTGGTGGCAGTTTTTATGTTGTCCGGGATATCATGCTGGAATTAGAATACAAGTCTAGAACACATTCTTCAAATAGTGTGGATGAGACTTTGGTGGAAAAACAATTTGATGACAGTAAACACCCTACCACCAAGTCTGCGAGTGTTTCATCTGGTAATATTGAAATTGCAAAATACAACTCTATCCAATATGGTTCTCAATCTGTAGATTTGAATGACAAGGAGAGTGTGAACGCTGGATATGAGCATCATGAAGGAAAGAGAGAGACACGTATTTCCTGTGGGGAGAGGAGGTTATTTGAAGAAGTAGAAATCATGTCTACATCA AATAATCATTGCATTGCACCTGAAAGTAATCTTGTGAAAATGTGTTCTAAGGAACCTTACCCATCAAGTCTCCATATGCCAAATGATATCAAGACAAAGGAAGCTGTCCCTAGTTGTTCTGATTCTTTTGCACCTGAAAGTCAGCTGCTACTAGAGGAAAGtgatcatttttctcctttgtcTAGTCAAAATGATGGTACTGGTTACGATAGAGCTCGGGGACACAAATATGACTCTGTTCATGTAGAAAATCATCAAAAATTGGATGAAAAATGCATTAAGAAAGCAGATTGTGAGAGAAGGGAGCAACTTGATTCGGAAGACCTGTCTAGAGAGCTTCCCCGTTCAAGTTTCCAGCTGCCAAATGATGTGAAGTGTGGTGAAGATTTATCTAGTTCTTCTGATTCTGTTACCCTAGAAAGGCACCcactaaaagaagaaataaaacaattttctgCTCCTTTTATTGAAAAATCTGTAAGCAGTTGCAGCGAAGGTAAGAACCATGATTCTAAGTTTGTTGATATGGAAAACCATTCAGCATTTGAGAAAGCAGGGTATGAGACAAAAGACAAAGACGCTGTCGATGGTTCAAAGCTTGAAATAGAGCAACCTCAAAGGTCTTCAGAGTTGGATGAGTACAAAAT GGACAGCCGTAATAGCAAGGATAACAATGTTGCAGTCTATTCAGAAAAATCAACTTTGTGGGGAAATGTAAAGTCATTTGCTAATGGCATCTTAAATATCTGGAAAAAATTGTGA